Proteins encoded in a region of the Peptococcus niger genome:
- a CDS encoding DUF3267 domain-containing protein, which translates to MAIDYKGHLNSLSDLPKGDLPSQAVQYDEAGDLNELVEAVLPWHWPVLIFILGLYLVKSLRTGEWVHLPTIIGFIAIFPGLFLHEWIHALCFPRQASVHIYRKLSQGVLLAYSTFPVSRNRFIFISLAPALLLGVVPLVIWSLSMGTGIFVRSCLPFGAALLFGAVGDFYNVANTLRQVPSDAKVQLSGWHSYWFR; encoded by the coding sequence TTGGCAATTGATTATAAAGGTCACCTAAACAGCTTAAGTGACCTGCCGAAAGGAGATCTGCCGTCGCAAGCTGTTCAATATGATGAAGCAGGTGACTTAAATGAATTGGTAGAAGCGGTTTTGCCATGGCATTGGCCGGTGCTTATTTTTATCTTAGGCTTGTACTTGGTCAAGAGCCTGCGCACAGGAGAATGGGTCCATTTGCCGACCATCATCGGGTTTATAGCGATTTTTCCCGGCCTGTTTTTACATGAATGGATCCATGCCCTTTGTTTTCCGCGCCAAGCCAGCGTCCATATTTATCGCAAACTTTCTCAGGGCGTCCTATTGGCGTATTCAACTTTTCCTGTTTCGCGCAACCGCTTTATTTTTATCTCTCTGGCGCCGGCCTTGCTGCTGGGGGTGGTTCCCCTGGTCATTTGGTCCCTGTCCATGGGTACAGGCATTTTTGTCCGTTCATGTTTGCCCTTTGGGGCCGCCTTACTCTTTGGCGCAGTTGGCGATTTTTATAATGTCGCCAACACTTTGCGGCAAGTACCCTCGGACGCTAAGGTTCAATTATCCGGCTGGCATTCCTACTGGTTCCGGTAA
- the deoC gene encoding deoxyribose-phosphate aldolase, whose translation MSDIKASDVLTALDHTLLKPEAGEADYRSFFAAVKGIPVASVCIPPNRVAQGRAFFQGETKICTVIGFPNGYSTPAVKAFEARKAIEDGADEVDMVLCLGNVIAHDAQSVTDEVRAVREAVPDAVLKVIIESGALTEAQIRWLCDILPSCGPNFLKTSTGFNFPGASLAAVRLMREALPAQIGIKASGGIRTLDEAMAYLAAGATRIGASSLLKACLN comes from the coding sequence ATGTCTGATATTAAGGCATCAGATGTTCTGACAGCTCTGGACCATACGCTTCTCAAGCCGGAAGCAGGGGAGGCCGACTATCGGTCTTTTTTCGCAGCTGTAAAGGGGATTCCCGTGGCATCGGTTTGCATTCCGCCGAACCGGGTTGCCCAGGGCCGGGCCTTCTTCCAGGGGGAGACGAAGATTTGCACGGTAATCGGCTTCCCAAACGGCTACAGCACGCCAGCCGTTAAGGCTTTTGAAGCCCGCAAAGCCATAGAAGATGGCGCAGATGAGGTCGACATGGTGTTATGTCTTGGCAATGTCATCGCTCATGACGCCCAGTCCGTTACGGATGAAGTTCGGGCTGTGCGGGAAGCGGTGCCTGATGCCGTCTTGAAGGTCATCATTGAAAGCGGTGCGTTGACGGAAGCGCAGATCCGGTGGTTGTGCGATATTTTACCGTCTTGTGGCCCGAACTTTTTAAAAACGAGCACCGGCTTCAATTTTCCAGGTGCGTCATTGGCCGCAGTAAGGTTGATGCGGGAGGCACTGCCGGCGCAGATTGGGATAAAAGCGTCAGGCGGGATTCGTACGCTTGACGAAGCCATGGCCTATCTTGCTGCCGGTGCCACTCGCATTGGGGCCAGCAGTCTTTTAAAGGCTTGCTTAAATTAA